A genomic segment from Triticum dicoccoides isolate Atlit2015 ecotype Zavitan chromosome 1A, WEW_v2.0, whole genome shotgun sequence encodes:
- the LOC119271956 gene encoding probable S-adenosyl-L-methionine-dependent RNA methyltransferase RSM22, mitochondrial, translating into MAAALLPETASRLLTPETLRTAAKQSQGIHRVPISLRRAIKRYLRDQDKTHMHRKVLLLSSSFERAKGTGAELAAASTRSALLDDPHAPASAEQRTARWKVQSSYGDTGLLYREDETVAYVASRMPAIYAACHRVLREVRRRSPGFAPKNVLDFGAGPSSALWAMRAVWPKSIERVNLIEPSKEMQRAGQTLLDNLKGLPLIHSYDSIQELNRSIEKHERRHDLVISSYALGEIPSLNDRITIVRQLWDLTRDVLVLLEPGTPQGSKIISQMRSYILWMEKRKCRKSGKSTAAAPSKMKSMVLQEDLLKDGAFVVAPCPHDGRCPLENSDKYCHFVQRLERTSSQRIYKRSKGVPLRGFEDEKFCYVALRRGKRPEEAWPLDGMKFDTLKERHAKRNPEDLIIDYDDQFPSEEDEEAPGSDEDSLVPYASDTQELSLFHESGEEEEEPIRADLGGGWGRIIYSPIRRGRQVQMDVCRATKRDASEGAFERVVVTQSKNPALHLQARKSLWGDLWPF; encoded by the exons aTGGCGGCCGCACTGCTGCCGGAGACGGCGTCGCGGCTGCTGACTCCGGAGACCCTCCGAACGGCGGCCAAGCAGTCTCAGGGCATCCACCGTGTCCCCATCTCCCTCCGCCGCGCCATCAAGCGCTACCTCCGCG ACCAGGACAAGACGCACATGCACCGAAAGGTGCTGCTGCTTTCGTCCTCCTTCGAGCGCGCAAAGGGCACCGGTGCGGAGCTGGCTGCGGCGTCAACCCGTAGCGCACTCCTCGACGACCCCCACGCGCCTGCGAGCGCCGAGCAGCGGACTGCACGGTGGAAGGTTCAGTCCTCCTACGGAGATACCGGCCTTCTGTACCGTGAGGATGAGACGGTCGCGTATGTCGCCTCCCGCATGCCTGCAATCTACGCCGCATGCCACCGCGTGCTCCGTGAG GTTCGTCGTCGGTCTCCAGGTTTTGCACCTAAGAACGTGTTGGACTTTGGAGCGGGGCCAAGCTCAGCACTTTG GGCAATGAGGGCAGTGTGGCCAAAGTCCATAGAGAGGGTTAATTTGATCGAGCCCTCCAAAGAAATGCAGAGAGCGGGACAGACCCTTCTTGATA ATTTGAAGGGATTGCCACTTATCCACAGCTATGATAGCATCCAAGAGTTGAACCGCAGCATCGAGAAACATGAGCGACGTCACGACCTTGTAATATCA TCCTACGCACTTGGGGAGATTCCTTCATTGAATGACCGTATAACAATTGTGAGGCAACTTTGGGACCTAACAAGAGATGTTTTG GTTTTGTTAGAGCCTGGAACTCCTCAAGGGTCAAAGATTATAAGCCAAATGCGCTCATATATCCTTTGGATGGAAAAGAGA AAGTGCCGCAAGAGCGGAAAATCTACAGCTGCTGCTCCAAGTAAAATGAAGAGTATGGTTCTTCAAGAAGATTTGCTGAAAGATGGTGCCTTTGTGGTTGCCCCC TGTCCTCATGATGGTCGGTGTCCATTGGAGAATTCAGACAAATACTGCCACTTTGTTCAGAGATTGGAGAGGACGTCATCACAGCGTATCTACAAG AGGTCAAAAGGTGTGCCTTTGCGTGGTTTTGAGGATGAGAAATTCTGTTATGTTGCTTTAAGAAGGGGCAAGCGACCAGA GGAAGCTTGGCCACTTGATGGAATGAAATTTGATACTCTTAAAGAACGTCATGCCAAGAGAAACCCAGAAGATCTTATCATTGACTATG ACGATCAATTTCCaagtgaggaagatgaagaagctcCTGGCAGCGACGAGGACAGTTTGGTCCCATATGCTTCTGATACACAAGAACTAAGTCTATTCCATGAGagtggagaggaggaagaggaacccatccgtgctgatcttGGAGGAGGCTGGGGCCGGATTATATACAGCCCCATTCGAAGAGGAAGACAAGTACAGATGGATGTTTGCCGTGCCACCAAACGGGATGCGTCTGAAGGCGCGTTCGAGCGTGTGGTGGTCACACAAAGCAAGAACCCTGCTTTGCATCTTCAGGCCCGGAAGTCGCTTTGGGGTGACCTTTGGCCATTTTAG